The sequence below is a genomic window from Colletotrichum destructivum chromosome 4, complete sequence.
ACGCAACGCGACGGGGGGTAAACGGCAAGACACCAAGACTTGGCATATTTCGTGCCGCTTTCGAGAGAAATAAGGTCAATTATTCTGGCCATGCGCTGGTGGCAAGTGGAATGGATGTTGTACGTCACTACCTTACTTCAGACCTCAGAGAGCGCATCCAGCCAGCGACCCAAAGAACATCTGAGCCGCATGGTCTTCATAGTGGCCGTGCGTGTCGCCTGTGCATTACGAGAATTGCTGTGCGACGAAGGCGGTGCATCGGGTTGAAGCTTTTCGAAATGCTCATTTCAAGTCGTCTCGCTCACTATAATCTTCAAGCAGCGTCTCGAAGACTTCTGTCAAGCAGAAGAAATACGACCGTGTTGATCAATGGCAACATTTGCCAACGTATGGCAACATCCAAAGTGAATAATaagccttttttcttcctctttcgAGTCCCAATGGCTGATGGATGACACTAGGAACTGTCAGTTCATGATTGACAGCTTGACTGACGACGGCTGGAGCCCAGTCCGGCACCTCTATCCGACTAAAACATTGGCATCCAGACCGTAAGTAAGACAAGAAATAGGCTCGATGTCATCTCTGAATGAGCTTGTGGCTTTGCGCTATCCGCACTCTCGACGAGACACGTCGGCCCACCTGACCTAAGAAATCTTCTGGAACTTGTGGGTTCCCACGCTCCGGCAGCCATTTGTCTTTGGCCTGCGATCAACAGAACCTTTCCCTTCTTTGCTCTCATCTGTAACGCCTATTCCCACTCCTTGCTTCATGCAAAGAGCAAATGCAGATCGCAACACTCTGCTCCTCGGGTGTTTACCGTTCGGCCCTTAGGTTGATGAATGCTGTTTCTTTGCCTCGCTTTTATTCCTTTGTTTAtccatctccctccccccccccctctctctcctcgaTTGGCCGTGGGACAAAAACTTGAGATGTTTATGCCAGCAAGTTGCACCAATGGCAGACGTTGACTGGGGTGCAGGGCTTCACATGTTGCAATACTCGAGTGGCAATGGCTTCCAGGCCCGGCAATCATCACCATCTTGACCGGCTGACTATTTTTAGTCTCAAGGAGTGCCTGTGCTTTTAGCAAGATGCCCATCTGTTCGAAACAGTCGAGCTACGAGCACACGATACTCGAGCATCTCTTGCGGCGCTCGAACTGCTTTAGGGCGTGTTTTTCAATAGTGTGCCATCATCTATTGAACTGAATGGACGGGCTCCGTTGACCCTGGCTGCTTTCACAGTCTGGCTGGATGTCCGAAATGATGATTCTTCATCGAGTATCCGTACGCCCTGTCAGAACCGGCGGGCCCCCCCGTTTCGGGTAGGTTCGCCGCGGTTACCGCTGATCAGTGACGGTCATGACCTGAGGTAGCGGCGCAGGTGCGTTCCGCATCTCGACTGCGACGCGAGTATCGTGAATGCGTCTGTCGAACATCTTAAAATCGAAGACACCCTCAAGCTCGCGTCGAATGTTGGCCAACTGCTCGTGAGCCTTGAGAATCTCGTCGGGCTTGTTGTCTTGATGCACATGGACCTTGATCAAGAACATCCAACGCCGTCCCGGATCGGCCGGAGACATGGTATCCCACGTGGCCGTCTGCGTGAGAGGGCCATTGTCGCCGTTCATCTGCAGGATGTAGTGTCTGGAAAAGCAAAACTCGACGTCGTCTCTGAAAAATTGATACGTCTCCTCTACAGCCTCGCTTTTGAATCTGTATTGTGTCAGACCTCAgccctcatcgccatctgCCAACGAGCGACATGACGTACTGGTAGTTGTTGTCTCTCATAACAGATAACAAGTTCTTCTGGTCCCAGATCTCCGTCTTCTTACGCTGCGTGACCGACGAGCGGTTCTGGGGAGGGTCAGGGAAGTCGGTCCATCGGAGGGTGCCGGGGCGCGCATTGAAGTCCAGTTCCGGAGCGTTCGGGCCGAAGTCCTTATCCTTGAAGACCTCATATCGGGCCTGAAGGATGTAGGATTGACGACTCAGTTGCTGGTGCAGGTCCTTCCACAGCATCTGTATGTCTTTCCGTGGGGTTTTGGGGATTGAGTTCTGGTTCGAGATTCCGCCAGGTTTGGCCGGGCCCTTGAAGTAGAGCACACGATGGAGACTCTGCCATGGGGGCATGGCGCAAAGACCGCCCAGGACGGAGCAAGCCGCCTGgatgtcatcatcgtcgacaaGCGTTGTGAGAAAGAGCTCGTACATCGCGAGTGGCTGATAATTGACGACTATATGATGCTGGAAAGGGGGCCGAAAGCGAGTGCAGACTTGGGTGAGACTCAGCACCCGGGCAGGGGAATGAATCGTGAAGGCGAAGCTCACTGAGAGTCGGAGGAGAGACCCGGTGCATTTGAGAGTCGGCGGAAACGACTTACGCTAAGCCAAATGGGGGCTTCGCTAGTGGAGACGATCACGTGGACGCCCGTCACCGTGCGCGATTGCCCCGGCGCGTGGTCGCGGTCTAATGGGAGACAGGCTGCAGGCAGGAGCTGTCTGTCGTCTCTCTGCCTGTCTCTGTTCCTGATTCCGGCCCCACCAAAGGCAAGTtcgtacctaggtagcttTCTTCAAGCACCCGATGTTCAGCTGTTCGCGCCTCGATGTCTGGACCGCTTTGACGCAAACCAACACCAAGACATTCTTCCTTCTGTTTGGAACCCCAACATTACGCACAAGTCGGGCAATGTCATCGTCCACTTCCTCAACCGCAAAGCGGCAACAGAGAGACTCcatctcgccgccgccggccaagcGGAAGGTTCAGAGCGGCACAACCAGTGAGTGATGCCCCTACTCTCACACGAATGGCACTATTGCTAACACATTGAAGAAAGCGCAGTCGCAAACTTCTTCAAGCCATCGTCCCAGAAGCCGAAAGACCGAACGATTTGGACCGAACGCGCCCCGAACGATGATACCCCCGCAACTCTGCTTGTCGGCCGCTACGAACCAGAGCAACCCCCCACCGAATCCGAGAAGAGGAACAAGGTTGCTGCCTTTGACCTGGTATGGTAGCTTGAGCGACTGCTTCTGGCCGAAGCGAGGGTAATTGACACATCCCGCCCCAGGACTCCACCCTGATCGCAACAGCGTCTGGCAAGAAACATGCCGACGCTGCTGTGGACTGGAAGTGGTGGCACCCGACTGTTCCCGGGAAGTTGAGGGAGATGTACAACGACCAGGGGTATGTCGCTTCTGCGGTCTTGTCTTCTTTGCAGGACCAGCTAACATCGTCAGGTATCGCATCGTGGTCCTTTCCAACCAAGCCGGTCTTGTTCTCCACGCCGACCCCAAAGCCAAGACCCCGAAATCGACCAAAGACCGAGTCTCCGCGTTCAAGCAAAAGGTCAATGCCGTCCTGACCCAGCTCGACATCCCGACAACTATATACGCCGCAACTGAGAAGGATATCTACCGTAAACCGCGGCCGGGGATGTGGAAGGAGCTTTGCGACGACTACGACCTGGTTGACCAAGTCGACCTGAAGCAAAGCATATTCGTCGGTGATGCAGGAGGTCGCATAGCTGCTTCGAAAACCGCAAAGGACTTCAGCTGCTCTGATCGGAATTTCGCTGACAACGTTGGCATCGAGTATCAGACACCGGAGGAGTTCTTTCTAGGCGAGAAGCCAAGAAGTTTTGTTCGAGAGTTCGACGTTGTCCACTACCCATATCCAGATGACTCCGAGTCCTCCGGAACAGAATCTCTcttcgacaagaagaacaaacaGGACATCGTTCTGTCTTGCGGTCCGCCTGGCGCTGGCAAAAGCACGTTTTTCTGGAAGCACCTGAAGCCACTGGGATATGAACGGATCAATCAAGACATATTGAAGACGTTAGTTGATATTGTTTCTCGAGAAAGAATCCCAGTCTTACTGACATGTTTGTAGTCGAGAAAAGTGCGTCCAGGCTGCCAAAGAACTGCTGGAGGGCGGACAATCTGTCGCAATAGGTCAGTTATCTGGTATCTTACCTGAcgactcactcactcacgCCGGTTAGACAACACCAACGCGGATCCCGATACGAGAGCGGTCTGGGTTCAGTTGGCACAGAAGCACCAGCTACCCATCCGATGCCTGTGGTTCAAGACACCGCTACATATCTGCGAGCACAACGACGCCGTGCGGTCCATGAATAAAATTGTGAGCCTGGACGTGACCCAGTCGCCATGACACCTGCTAATGACTTGCCAGCTCAATCCCGAGTCTCGGACTGCTCTGCCAAAAATGGCCTTCAATGGCTTCAAGTCACGCTTCAAGGAGccgaagatgaaggagggCTTCCAGGACATCATCGAGGTTGACTTTTCTTTCCGAGGAACTAAGGAAGAGCATGAAGCCTGGGCCAAATACTGGCTGTGATAGCCCAGATGGAATGATTCCGGAGGGTCTTAACGACACTCGACACGTATGTCGTTTCGCTCGTCGATAGCAGCTCCGGGTAGATTATTAGCGCGGGTTTCCGAGGAGTCATCCTAGAGAATATCATTCCCGTAGGCCTTTTATACTGCCGACACAGTTGCGCCCTTCACAACACATTTCACTACTCTCGAGATTGTCTCTTTGAAGCAGGCTGCTGCAGGCAGGCCTTGTCTCTCTGTCGGATCCATGACCCTGTCTCACATTCCATTCGCGCTTACTGAATGGGAACAGATGCCTGCAATACAACCCATAATATATCTTGCGGGGCATCGATGTCAGAGCCAGACACGCCATATTCCCTTCCTTGCAGGACTTGGTGCCAACCTcaaggggggtggggggaagCATTCCTCTCCCCGCTTCTTCAAGCATCTCATCTACGCATCCGCAAGTTTGCAAGTAGGCCATCAAACACTCCCTCCTATTGCTGCGGTCCAACACATCCTCTCGCAGACAACAAAACGTATCCCAACCCTGCTTTTTCTGACTCAACAAGCTGGGGTTGGACGCTTCAACAGCACCGCTTCCTCCAGACCTTGCCATGCTGCTGTCAAGTGCCAACAGATCCGATTGGCTCGCTTGATCCTGAACCGTGAACTGATTCCTGAGACTATAAACTCGCAATTATCTCTTGTCTCCAAGAGGCCAGACTCTTGTCTACATTATTGATTGAGGTGGCATGGAGTAGTGTGAAAAGCGTGTAGAAGACTAGAGACGAGCGGCTATAATCTCATGTAACTAAAGTAAATCTGTCGATTTAATTATAGGTCCTTTTTGTATTTTAAGTCTAGTCGGAAGTGTAACAGCTAGGTACCTAATATCCATACCCTTATCCTTGCTACAGTCTTCATCCCTACTTAATCTCGAAATCTAAATTAATTATTCAGGTAACACACCTGTCTTTGAAAGTGATGTCATTTGTTGCGCCAAAACCGGCATGACCTCTATGCAGCAACGAACTAGCTCTGCTTCCAGAGATTGTCTAGAGCGACACTGATGCCTGCAGAAACCCTGCTAATGCCCAGATCTCCAGGACAAAACAGAATTGAGGCAGATTCTGATCCCCGGACGAATCAACGAGCATGCATGACGTCTTAGCTAGATTCTCAACAGTTGTCAGCACACCTGCAAGAGGAACGGATGTAGTGAGCCCGGATTTTCAATTCGAGGGTAAATAGGCTCCAGAGGAAGGATTCTTGGAGCTGGCTTTATCAGCGTAGATTACTTGGATGGTGACACCATTCACTCGAAAGGCAATAGTAGCAACAGGACATATCAGACTAAAGTATGGTCTGGAAGCCCCCAAGGTAGAACAAGGGCTCCGCATCATTTGTAGATTCAAGAATCACTGCAGTCGTAGGCCATCGGGTTCCAATGCATTGCTGAAGCTGTCGGTGTTAACTCCAACCTCAACGATCGAGCCGGGCGTTTTGAGAGTATCACTAGCTATACTCCGAAGAGCCAGGTGGGCAACGATGTATCTAGACTGTATATATCAGACGAACAATGGGCATCATCCATGGGACGCCATTAGTGATTGTCTTACTGTCAGGTCTGCAGTTTATGTAATCTCTCGGGGGCACTCTCGAGAACAGTATCTTGGGGACTGCATCAGCCCCGGCTGGAACAGCCTTCTTGCCAATAGAGCTTAAGAGGATCTAGATATGAACCAAATCACTAGATTACCCATATTGCTTCAGCTGACCTCTTCGCTCTGTACCACACCCATAATACTCTAGCACCGGTGTCGGTATTATTAGGGGGTATCGCGAGCTCCGTGGGGTATTATCGGTCACCCAGGGACTGAAGGATTCGAGGCCAGGAATGGAGGACTCCTGGTATACGGACGGCCTCATCAAACCTCCTTGGAGCTACGTAGGAGCGCTTGAGGGCACCCGTGGCCCCCCGGAGCCCCGCCATAGGGGCCCAGGGGTCTATTTAAgggcctccttcttcctaCTTATAGGGGGAAGAAAGCCAGAGATGGATGTAGTCACTAATTTACACCTACCTCTTAGTTGACCTCTTCACTCTGTATAGCGCCCCTGACAGGGGGCCTGCGGGTTAAGAACGAGAGTTTTGTGTTCATAGCCGGTGCCACTTGGACGTGAAGCAAGTCAGTTATCCTGTCGTGAGATAATAATGCAGTAGTCGGTTTGAGATGTTATAGCCATCGGTTGAGTTCGACTGCGGGTGATTCAGGCGGTTCCTGCCAGCCAAGCTCGCGTCAAGGGAGCCTGTAGGGAATGGTGAACAGGACGAAGAGGCTTCCATCTTGGTCTATGCGTGTTTCGTCGTGTCGTCCTGCTCGGTCTTCGTCGAGTTGATGGCTGAGCAATGTAGACAGAGCCACCACAAGCGGTCGTGGTGAATCCTCTATTTGATCGCTCTAGTCGGTACAGCTGTTCACGGAAAAAGGACAGGCCAACGTCTTGGGATATCGTTCAATGTCTTCTGTCATTTCAGGCATTCGGCGGGACGAGGATGATCGAGCAAAACGTCGTGTGTTCGAAAGCTGTTAGGGGCACCGGCTTCCTCCCTTGGCGAGACATATCCGGCCGTTGTATCCTCCTCTGTTTTGTTTGGCCCAAGATTGGGCACCATCTATGGTCCTGGTTTTCGGGTCTGAAAAAGGCGTTTACGGATACAGAGAGCGAGGGGAGTTGTCAGCTGATGATTGGAGTGagaccatcatcatccgATGCCATGTTGCCCGGTGGTGGTAGCTGGGATCGAATAACGAAGTCCGGTGTATCGGAAAGCTGCGGCATCGAGTATCGTAAAGttgtgatgatggtgttTCCAAGGCGATCGATCGCGGGTCGTCGATGAATGAATAGTAAGAAGGCTTGGCTCAATGGAGGTTCGATGGAGGGAGGTCCTTTTAAAGAaatggcagcagcagcagcagcagtactttcttttttcttctttttagCCCCTTGTGCTGGGGGACCAAGGATCATCTGCCGGGATGCGAAACAAACTTGGGTCGAGGTTGACGCGTCCCGCCCCAGCTTGGCTCGGTTGTGTGTGCCGCGATGCCGTGGTGGTGCCGTTGGCTCCGTCCGGGCTGCCGTGATAGCCGTTGACGAGCGTCCTGGCATTAAAGTTTTGGCGACATTGCGGAGGAGAACCGAGACGGGAGATACGGTGGGTGCAATGGGACGGGATGAATGACCTGCATGAACACGCTTTGGCAGATCCGATCTATCGATGTTTATTTTTTAAGGTTTGTGGGGGGGACACATCACGACACCCAACATCACTCAGGTGAAGTTTTGCGCCACGCTCGCAGGGCAGCTCCACGTGATCCAGCCGCCAAGTGCATTGTGCACACAAAAGCAGGCAAGAAGAAATAACATCATTACGAGTCCACTGCTAGAAACTTTTATAATTGAAAACTCAGTCGTATTTCACTAGTCTACGGCTAAGAATCACAACAAGAATGTACTGCATGTCTACTAGGTCGCTGAATGATCCATAGTTCTTTTTGACACGGTTCGTGTGAGATCGCCACCAAGTATCGTCGGTGCCCTAACATGATAGTGGTGCGAGGGCTCTGCGAGAGCAATTGTGAACGGAGTGATGGTATTGAGCTGACAATAAACGAAATCGGCAAGATGGAACAGAGCTGGAGGAACTAAGGAAGGAGAGCCGGACTAGCGGCCGGCCGACTGTAAAAATGGGGCCGTTACAGCCCGTCCAAATTCGGCTCCGGATTGAAACCTGCCACTCCGGACATTCAATCAGATTAAATGTTGGCGGTTGAAGTTGAACCCCCCACAAAACTCGCACCACGTCAAACAGATCACTGTCACAGTTGGGCAAAGAGCGAAAACCGGCAAGATGAAGTCATGAGGATTATATTGTAGGTACATGCTCCCCATGTCCATATGTACATTGAAAGGCCAAGAGGCCAAGTGATGCGCATCAGCTTACACACCACAGAAAAGAAGTGGTTGTGGTTTCTTCCCTCCGTTCTCTTTAAACCAAAAACGAAGTTCACTCGCGATCTTTCAGAGACTGAGTGCGGGTTTTGCACGACCGCCTAGGCAGCAAGCTGCGCCGGCGACCAAGACCGGAGCCCCAGAAAACCAACAGCTCGAGCGAGCCGCTTAGCAGGCCTTGAGGGTGGAGTACTTGCAAGCGGAGCTGGCACCGGTGCCTTTGGGAAATTCGTTAGCTTGATAATTCGATTTGCAGATGGCGATAGTCATGACTTACGGAGCTTCTTGGGCTCGTTGCCGGGGGTGGTGCCCTGGAACTCGGTGCAGATCTCCTTGACGGAGGTGGCGCAGGTGCCGGTGATGGTGGAGGTGTCACCCTTGTTGGAGTTGATGCCGGTGAGCATCTTGCCGTTGTAGGCCTTGACGTTCTTGACAACGACGGAGCGCTTGCCCATGGTCTTGCAGTTACCGCACGAGCGGTACAGCTTGCCGAAGTCGACAACGGTGAAGCCGTCGATGGTGACGGTGCCGAGACCGTTGTGCTGGATGACCTTGTCGGAGGCGCCGCGGGCACCACTGTGATGGGAAGTCAGTACACTTTGCTCCTGAGCTTGTCGGAGCCGAAATAAGAATCACTTACCCGCCAATGACGCTGGCGTTGCCGTCGCCCTTCAGGGAGAGAGCGTCCTCGCAGACAGCAGTCCACCAGACGTTCTGGATGGTGCAGGAGCCCTGGCAGTGGACACCCTCGATCTGGTCGGCACCGATGATGGCGTTCTTGAGGGtggcgccgttggcgaggatgaagacggcgtccttgTCGCCACCCTCAGCCTGGCCAGTGCACTTGACGCCACGGCCGTAGGTCTTGAGACCACCGTCGAAGGTGCCAGAGACCTTCTGGGCGGCCTTGTAGGTGACGGTTCCCTTGGAGGCGGGGATGGGGAAGGAAGCACGcttctcgatggcgccgaagTTGTTGGGGCTGGACTCGGAGCCGGGGGCGGCGAAGGCAGCggtggccgagatggcggcgatgacagCGGAGAACTTCATTTTGAGAtgtggttggttggtttAGAAAACACGTAAAGTTGGAAGAGTTGGATATGTGTTGTAAAAAAATGAATGAATAACCACCAGGGTTAAAGAATGTGAGTAGTTGGATTGGTAAAGAGAGACTGTAGCGGAAGATGCTGATGAAAGTGATGAGGAATAGAAAGAAAGACGGTTGATGATGGGGGATGTCGCGACCTTCTTATATCTTTCGATGCCGGGCAAAATCTTATCGTATCTTCTGCCCCTTCTCCATTCAACATaccttcttttcccccctacccttccctttccttcccttcccgcAGCAATCATCCTGATCATGCGTCCCCCATCACATTGCCAAGACTTGGATAGTG
It includes:
- a CDS encoding Putative mediator complex, subunit Med18, encoding MYELFLTTLVDDDDIQAACSVLGGLCAMPPWQSLHRVLYFKGPAKPGGISNQNSIPKTPRKDIQMLWKDLHQQLSRQSYILQARYEVFKDKDFGPNAPELDFNARPGTLRWTDFPDPPQNRSSVTQRKKTEIWDQKNLLSVMRDNNYQFKSEAVEETYQFFRDDVEFCFSRHYILQMNGDNGPLTQTATWDTMSPADPGRRWMFLIKVHVHQDNKPDEILKAHEQLANIRRELEGVFDFKMFDRRIHDTRVAVEMRNAPAPLPQVMTVTDQR
- a CDS encoding Putative pectate lyase PlyH/PlyE, pectin lyase/virulence factor — translated: MKFSAVIAAISATAAFAAPGSESSPNNFGAIEKRASFPIPASKGTVTYKAAQKVSGTFDGGLKTYGRGVKCTGQAEGGDKDAVFILANGATLKNAIIGADQIEGVHCQGSCTIQNVWWTAVCEDALSLKGDGNASVIGGGARGASDKVIQHNGLGTVTIDGFTVVDFGKLYRSCGNCKTMGKRSVVVKNVKAYNGKMLTGINSNKGDTSTITGTCATSVKEICTEFQGTTPGNEPKKLRTGASSACKYSTLKAC
- a CDS encoding Putative HAD-superfamily hydrolase,subfamily IIIA, polynucleotide kinase 3 phosphatase, with amino-acid sequence MFSCSRLDVWTALTQTNTKTFFLLFGTPTLRTSRAMSSSTSSTAKRQQRDSISPPPAKRKVQSGTTIANFFKPSSQKPKDRTIWTERAPNDDTPATLLVGRYEPEQPPTESEKRNKVAAFDLDSTLIATASGKKHADAAVDWKWWHPTVPGKLREMYNDQGYRIVVLSNQAGLVLHADPKAKTPKSTKDRVSAFKQKVNAVLTQLDIPTTIYAATEKDIYRKPRPGMWKELCDDYDLVDQVDLKQSIFVGDAGGRIAASKTAKDFSCSDRNFADNVGIEYQTPEEFFLGEKPRSFVREFDVVHYPYPDDSESSGTESLFDKKNKQDIVLSCGPPGAGKSTFFWKHLKPLGYERINQDILKTREKCVQAAKELLEGGQSVAIDNTNADPDTRAVWVQLAQKHQLPIRCLWFKTPLHICEHNDAVRSMNKILNPESRTALPKMAFNGFKSRFKEPKMKEGFQDIIEVDFSFRGTKEEHEAWAKYWL